In the genome of Chloroflexota bacterium, the window ATGAGGCGACGACGAGGGCCACGTTCCAGGCGGCGAGCGAGCCGCGCCGCGCCTGCACCATCGCCGAGTGGAGGAACGCCGTCGCGGTCAACCACGGCAGGAGCGCGACATTCTCCACCGGATCCCAGGCCCAGTAACCACCCCAGCCGAGCACCGCATACGACCACCAGGCCCCGAGCACGAGCCCCATGCTCAACGCGACCCAGGCGCCGAGCGTCCAGCGGCGCGTCGCGGCCAGCCACGGCCGATCGAGCTCACCCCGAACGAGCGCCGAGATCGTCAGCGCGAACGGGATCGCCAGACCGACGAGGCCGAGATAGAGGAGCGGCGGATGGACGACCATGAGCGGGTTGTTCTGAAGGAGCGGATTGGGCCCGGGCCCGTCGGCCGGAACCGGTGACACCCGTCCCCACGGGTTGCCGGGACCGACGACGATGCCGAGAAAGAAGACGAGCAATCCGAACAAGACGGCGAGAGCCGGCGGGAGCCGCCCCTCGTCGCGGGCGGCGGTGCGCAGGACAAGCAGCGCGGTCAGTGACGCCAGGAGCCCCGCCCAGAAGAGGATCGAGCCCTCGAGCGCTCCCCAGAGCGAGGCGATCGTGTAGAGGAGCGGCGTTTCGCGGCCCCCGACCTGGGCCACGTAGACGACCGAGAAGTCATGGACGACGAGGGCGACGACCATGATCACATTCGCCCCGATCGCGAGGGCGGCCGTGGCGAAGACGAACCGCCGGAGGCTTGGATCGAAGCTGCCCGATCGCACCGCCCGCAGGGCGACAACCAGGCCAAGCACGGCCAGCACGAACCCGGCGAGACTGGCGGTGAGTCCGGCGCTCCCGATCATCCGCCGCCCCGGATCTGCTGCAGGATGTCGGGCGGGATTGTCTCCCCGGGCTTGAGCGGTTCGTACACCGCGGAGTGCTTGATGAGGATCTCGTCGGCCGCGAAGGCCCTGGGCCCGAAGGTTCGCCCGACGAGGACGACGCCGATCCCGTCGCGGAAGAGGGCGGTCGGGAGGAACCGGCTCGTCACGGTCTCGGTCGTCTGCCCATCCGACACCCGGAACGACAGCGCGCCCGTCGAGCGGTCGAAGGTGACTGAGCCTGCGACGACGATCCCGTACAGTCGGACCGGGCCGTTGACCGGGCTCGCCGCGAGTTCGGTCGGCGTCACGTAGTAGACCACCGCGTTCGTGACCGCAAGGCCAAGAAGCGCGATGAGCGCCGCGACGACCAATCCGAGCCCGAGGAGCGTCGCCGGCCGGGCGCGCATCAGCGAACCTGCGGCAGGGTCCGCGCCTCCGCCTCCGCCTCCGCCTCGACCTCCCTCCGGCGCTCGATCGCCGCCTGAGCCGAGCGAGCCGCGCGCAGGCGGCGCCCGAGCGTTGCGGCGTAGACGCCGAGCGCACCGAGGGCCGCGAGGTATGCGCCGGCGACAAAGGCGATGTCGGTCATGACCGTTCGAGCAGCGCCAGCTCGGCCTCATCGCGCGCCCGCTCGAGCTCGAGCCGGCGGTTGAGCAGGTACAGGAAGAGCAGCGTGTAGGCGAGGACGCTCGCCAGCAGCTCCGCCAGCAGCACGTCGCCGATCGTCGGGTCGCCGGGTTGGATGATCGTCGGTGGTTGGTGCAGGCTCCGCCACCACAGGACGGAGAAATGGACGATCGGGACGTTCGCAAAGCCGACGATCCCGATGACCGCGCCGGCGCGAGCCCGGCGAACCCGGTCGACGATCGACGCGCGGACGAGGACATAGCCCATGTAGATCACCAAGAGCAGCGCGGTCGTCGTCAGGCGCGGATCCCAATCCCACCAGATGCCCCACGTCGCCTTGCCCCAGATCGAACCGGTCACGATCGCCACGGCGGTGAAGACGAGGCCGACCTCGGCGCTCGCGGCCGCCAGCCGATCGGCCGCGAGGTCGCGCCGCCACAGATATCGGACGCTCGCCGCGAACGTGACGAAGAAGGCGAGATACGCGATCCAGGCCGCCGGCACGTGGACGTACATGATCCGCTCGACCTGACCCTGCAACCGGTCGGGCGGGACGATGAAGAGACCGATCGTCACGACCACCGCGACGGCCGCGAGGGCGGCGGCGGCGGATGGCGCGAGGAGGCGTCGAAGCACGATCATTCGAGGGCTGCTCCGGCTTCGTAGACGAGCAGGCCGAGTCCGGCAAACAGGGCCGCCTGGGCGGTGAGCAGCGCGGACCACGGCAGCGCGGCGTCGAGGCGACCATCGAGGACCGCGGCCGTCCCCTGGGCGGCGGCGAGCAGGGTCGGCGCGAGGAGCGGCAGGAGGGTCACCGGCAAGAGGAGGATCCGCTGGCTGTTGGCCCCGACGACCCCGGTCACGAGGCCCACGGTGCCGGCGAGCGCGAGGCAGGCGAGCCCGGCCAGCGGGACGAGCGCGACCGACGCAGGCGCCAGCTCCACGTTGAGGAGCACGACCGCCGCGCCAAGGAGCGTGAGCGTGATCGTCCAGAGGACCGTCGTGAGCGCGACGACCTTGGCGGCGAAGATCGCCCGACGATCGGTGACCGAAAGCCACAGCACCGAGAACGCGTCGTCAGTGCGGTCGATCCGATCGAGGCGCTCGCCGACGGTGATCGCCGCGTAGACGATCGACAACCATGCGAGTCCCGGCGCGATCGTTCGAAGGCGCGCCGTGTCGGGACCTGCCGCGAGGCCGGTCACGACGAGGCCGATGAGCCCGAGGGTGAGCGCCCCGGCGATCGAAGCCGGCGTTCGCAGCTCGATCCGGAGATCCTTGGCGACGAGCGCGAGGATGT includes:
- the ccsA gene encoding cytochrome c biogenesis protein CcsA; translation: MIVLRRLLAPSAAAALAAVAVVVTIGLFIVPPDRLQGQVERIMYVHVPAAWIAYLAFFVTFAASVRYLWRRDLAADRLAAASAEVGLVFTAVAIVTGSIWGKATWGIWWDWDPRLTTTALLLVIYMGYVLVRASIVDRVRRARAGAVIGIVGFANVPIVHFSVLWWRSLHQPPTIIQPGDPTIGDVLLAELLASVLAYTLLFLYLLNRRLELERARDEAELALLERS
- a CDS encoding cytochrome c maturation protein CcmE, whose translation is MRARPATLLGLGLVVAALIALLGLAVTNAVVYYVTPTELAASPVNGPVRLYGIVVAGSVTFDRSTGALSFRVSDGQTTETVTSRFLPTALFRDGIGVVLVGRTFGPRAFAADEILIKHSAVYEPLKPGETIPPDILQQIRGGG
- a CDS encoding heme exporter protein CcmB, with the translated sequence MLADILALVAKDLRIELRTPASIAGALTLGLIGLVVTGLAAGPDTARLRTIAPGLAWLSIVYAAITVGERLDRIDRTDDAFSVLWLSVTDRRAIFAAKVVALTTVLWTITLTLLGAAVVLLNVELAPASVALVPLAGLACLALAGTVGLVTGVVGANSQRILLLPVTLLPLLAPTLLAAAQGTAAVLDGRLDAALPWSALLTAQAALFAGLGLLVYEAGAALE